One part of the Oligoflexus sp. genome encodes these proteins:
- a CDS encoding deoxyribodipyrimidine photo-lyase yields the protein MRSADVIWVRNDLRFTDNPALTVGTERPTVLVFTADGVNLGGLGAASRVYLH from the coding sequence ATGCGAAGTGCCGATGTCATCTGGGTGAGGAACGATCTAAGATTCACCGATAACCCCGCTCTGACAGTCGGCACCGAACGCCCCACTGTCCTTGTCTTCACGGCGGATGGAGTGAACCTTGGAGGCCTGGGGGCCGCGTCACGGGTTTATCTGCAT
- a CDS encoding MerR family transcriptional regulator → MIEDKLSVKTICQLTGINEHTLRAWERRYGVVKPRRLENGRRVYSIEDLEKLKLIALLIRKGFLIGNIASHTLPELSSLLNEAAQTPDMGDAVALQNSRAEELALRIEEAVSRYELVKINVLLQQAKAEYGVREYLFQVVLPLMSRIGEYVARDEFTIGQEHALSAIVKYHLLQLFYLLTHSHAMMGDTKSPKSFVLATSEGNLHEFGVMVAAVLCAYHGYPTFYLGPNLPAASLAEATEALSANCVVVGLPPLDGYTEANRNFLDDLMKRLPKVCEVWVGGMPRGEKSMQSERLRELPSLEELDRLLANIKRV, encoded by the coding sequence TTGATCGAGGATAAACTGAGCGTCAAAACCATATGCCAGCTAACCGGCATTAACGAACACACTTTGCGCGCGTGGGAGAGACGCTACGGCGTTGTCAAACCCAGGCGCCTGGAAAACGGCCGCAGGGTCTATTCCATCGAGGATCTGGAGAAACTGAAACTGATCGCTCTTTTGATTCGCAAGGGTTTTCTGATTGGAAACATTGCGAGTCATACCCTGCCGGAACTCAGCAGTCTTCTGAACGAAGCCGCGCAGACACCGGACATGGGCGATGCGGTGGCGCTGCAGAATTCCAGAGCCGAGGAATTGGCCCTGCGGATCGAAGAGGCCGTCAGCCGCTACGAGCTGGTGAAGATCAACGTGCTCCTGCAGCAGGCCAAGGCCGAATATGGTGTGCGCGAGTACCTTTTTCAGGTCGTTTTACCTCTGATGTCGCGAATCGGTGAGTATGTGGCCCGCGATGAATTCACCATAGGCCAGGAGCATGCGCTCTCGGCGATCGTGAAGTATCACCTGCTGCAGCTCTTCTATCTCCTGACTCATTCGCATGCGATGATGGGCGATACCAAATCGCCGAAGTCCTTTGTTTTGGCAACGTCCGAGGGCAACCTGCACGAGTTTGGGGTGATGGTGGCCGCGGTGCTCTGCGCGTATCACGGCTACCCCACCTTTTACCTTGGGCCCAACCTGCCCGCGGCTTCGCTGGCCGAAGCCACCGAGGCCCTCTCAGCCAACTGCGTGGTCGTGGGTCTGCCGCCCCTCGATGGTTACACCGAGGCCAACCGTAACTTCCTTGACGACCTGATGAAGCGTCTGCCCAAGGTGTGCGAGGTTTGGGTCGGTGGCATGCCGCGCGGGGAAAAATCGATGCAATCGGAAAGGCTGCGCGAGCTGCCTTCCCTGGAAGAACTCGACAGGCTCCTGGCCAATATCAAACGGGTGTAA